A portion of the Penaeus monodon isolate SGIC_2016 chromosome 28, NSTDA_Pmon_1, whole genome shotgun sequence genome contains these proteins:
- the LOC119591016 gene encoding glycine-rich protein DOT1-like (The sequence of the model RefSeq protein was modified relative to this genomic sequence to represent the inferred CDS: added 29 bases not found in genome assembly), protein MASVHAQRTDPACNLPAKMKGQTLALVLALALLVPASQARRLGGGGGGGRGFGIGGGSGGGHNGGGHHGGGNGGHHGGGGSGGHHGGGGSGGHHGGGGSGGHHGGGGSGGHNGGNHNGGAGGGFGGGAGLGHNGGGGFGGGGGSGVGAGGGFGGGFGR, encoded by the exons ATGGCTTCAGTTCATGCACAGAGGACAGACCCTGCTTGCAACCTTCCTGCAAAGATG AAGGGACAGACACTGGCGCTTGTGCTGGCCCTCGCTCTGCTGGTGCCGGCTTCTCAGGCCCGTCGCC TTCGGGATTGGAGGCGGAAGTGGAGGCGGCCATAACGGCGGCGGTCACCACGGAGGTGGTAATGGAGGCCACCACGGTGGAGGAGGCAGTGGAGGCCACCACGGTGGGGGAGGCAGTGGAGGCCACCACGGTGGGGGAGGCAGTGGAGGCCACCACGGTGGAGGTGGCAGTGGAGGCCACAACGGTGGAAACCATAACGGAGGAGCTGGTGGAGGCTTTGGAGGAGGAGCTGGTCTAGGTCATAACGGAGGTGGAGGATTCGGAGGCGGCGGGGGAAGTGGAGTAGGAGCCGGAGGAGGATTTGGAGGCGGCTTTGGGCGCT AA